One genomic region from Euleptes europaea isolate rEulEur1 chromosome 6, rEulEur1.hap1, whole genome shotgun sequence encodes:
- the LOC130479370 gene encoding SERTA domain-containing protein 2-like has protein sequence MLGRGLKRKLSDYEENMAGLSSAFDSSRSLPYPLKRQLVLNVCLAKLQTYKMLVEPNLHRSVLIANTVRQIQEEMRQETSQQLLSMCCSLSTGPPACLSMDSPLAPSHLFPCENQQESNGCEPRPAEGPLENSLLMVSDNDMSSAISSILKDLDFMEDVSPPTCLPAPGEDQVTGPETLGLRSEDDRQDLKGVECVFGSFEILNSTSYLKDLAIDDIFEDIDTSMYDSDFDCPSLTLPRPSPVAPAEEILKTFPSCNSSSASNIPMCRSDLSDLDHIMEILVGS, from the coding sequence ATGTTGGGAAGGGGCCTGAAGCGCAAGTTGAGTGATTATGAAGAAAACATGGCCGGCCTCTCAAGTGCCTTCGATTCCAGTCGAAGCCTGCCCTACCCGCTCAAGAGGCAGCTGGTGCTCAACGTGTGCCTCGCCAAGCTGCAGACATACAAGATGCTGGTGGAGCCAAACTTGCACCGCTCCGTCCTTATAGCCAACACGGTCAGGCAAATCCAGGAGGAGATGAGGCAAGAAACCAGCCAGCAGCTCCTCAGTATGTGCTGCAGCCTCAGCACCGGCCCTCCTGCTTGCCTGAGCATGGATTCCCCCCTCGCGCCTTCGCATCTTTTCCCTTGCGAGAACCAGCAGGAGTCAAATGGTTGCGAGCCACGGCCGGCCGAAGGCCCCCTTGAAAACAGCCTCTTGATGGTTTCTGATAATGACATGTcatctgccatttcctccattcTGAAAGACTTGGATTTTATGGAGGACGTGAGCCCGCCCACCTGTCTGCCTGCCCCTGGAGAAGATCAGGTCACGGGTCCTGAGACCCTCGGCCTTCGGTCAGAAGATGACAGGCAGGATTTGAAGGGAGTGGAATGTGTGTTTGGCTCCTTTGAAATTTTAAACTCAACTAGCTACTTGAAAGACTTGGCTATAGACGACATCTTTGAAGATATTGATACTTCGATGTACGATTCGGACTTTGACTGCCCCTCACTGACGCTTCCGAGACCGTCCCCTGTGGCACCTGCGGAAGAGATCTTGAAAACCTTCCCGTCTTGCAATTCTTCCTCAGCAAGCAACATCCCAATGTGTAGAAGCGATTTGAGTGACTTGGATCACATCATGGAGATTCTCGTCGGGTCCTGA